TCCGTGTGCCTGCGCTGACAGATCCTGCCAGTCGGCCCAGGTCTTGAGCCGGTCGGCGTAGACCTGGGGGACCACCTGGTTGCCCAGGATGCCGAAGAACACGCGCAGGGGCGGGTTGTCCGCGTCAGCGATCTTGAGGATGGCCTGGCCCGCAGCGGCCGGGTCGCCGAGATCGAGTGTCGGGGCGAACTCGGCGAAGCTCGCTCGCAGCTCGTCATACAGCGGGTTGGGCTCGGCGTTCACGCCGCCGGCGGCTTCGGTGGCGTAACCTGCGGTGGCGTAGGAGCCGGGCTCGACCAGGGTCACTTTGATACCGAACGCGGCGACTTCTTGGGCAAGGGTTTCACTCAGGCCTTCCAGAGCCCACTTGGAAGCGGCGTATCCGCCGCCGAGCGGGAACACGGTGAGGCCGGCGAGCGAGGAGATCTGAATGATGTGCCCGCCGCCCTGCTGGCGCAGATGGGGCAGGGCAGCCTGGACGACCCAGAGCGGGCCGATCAGGTTGGTCTCCATCTGGTCGCGCAGTTGCTGCTCGGTCAGCTCTTCCACAGCGCCGAACAGGCCATAGGCCGCGTTGTTCACGATGACGTCGAGACGACCGAAGTGTTCCTTGGCCCGCTTCACCCGGTCGAAGACGGCGGCCTTGTCGGTCACGTCCAGCGCGAGCGGAAGCACCGCGTCGCCGTAGGCGGCGACGAGCTCGTCAAGATGCTGGGGGTTGCGGGCGGTGGCGGCCACCTTGTCGCCGCGCGACAGGGCGGCCTCGACGAAGTTGCGGCCCAAGCCGCGGGACGAACCAGTAACGAACCAGACCTTGCTCATGATGTCGTTCCATTCTTCGGTAGTCGGGGTGGAGATTCGCCGCTTACCTCCAGGCCACGAACGAGCGCCCGCCCGGGGGACAACCCGAATCAGAGACTTTCGAGCCCATCGGGCCGAGGCGCGGCAGACGATTTCGGCGTCCGTCGAAGGCTTACAGCGGGCGGATGTTGTGGTTCCTGGAGAACAGGTTGCCGGGATCGTATTGACGCTTGACCGCCGCCAGCCGCTGGTACGTGCGCGGCGGATAGATCGCGGCGACGTCCTCCTCGGTAGCGGAGGCGAGGAAGTTGGCGTAGGCACCGCTGACATGAGGCGCGAGTCTGACCCAGATCGCTTCCAGGGCCGGACGAGCAGTCTCGATGGCCGGCGGCGGGCCCACGGTGGTGGTCACGAACATCAGCTCCGCCTGGCGGTGCGCGTAGGCGGTGGCGTCGTCGGGAAGCCTCGACACCGCGCCGCCCACACTGCGGACGGAGATCTTCGGCGCGGACGCCGATGCCCCGACCTCGGAAAGGATCCGGAGAACCCCGGGCACCGATGCGGTGTCGACGAACGCGCTTCTGGTGACCAACTGGATGCCGGGCGGCGGCGGCGCGAAGTCCACGAGCACGTCCGCGTACGGCTTGAACACGACATCGTCGCCGACCACCGTACCGAGCCGACGGATCGGATCGAGGACCCGGGCGGCGAGCTCAGGGTCATCGCCGTCGAAGGCGACCTGGATCTCGACGGGTGCATCGGATCCGCCAGCGAAGGGATTGGCGAGGTCCACGATGGAGGTGAGCTCTTCGGGCGCGGAGCGCAGGTAATCCGCCCAGCCCTGGAGCACGGTGGCCGCCTCCGAGGCGGGGAAGGTGATCGTGCCGAAGAAGACGTCCGTCGTCGGGTGCGCGACGAACTCGAAGGCGGTCACGATCCCGAAATTGCCGCCCCCGCCGCGAAGCGCCCAGAACAGCTCCGGGTTCTCGGCCGCGCTTGCCCGCAGCAACTCGCCGTTGGCGGTGACCACCTCCGCGGCGACCACGTTGTCCAGGGCCAGGCCATACTTCCTGACCTTCCACCCGATGCCGCCGGTCAACGTCAGCCCGCCGACACCGACGGTCCTGGTATCGCCCGCCGAGATCGCCAGGCCATGCGGAGCCAGCGCGTCGGCGACCTGACCCCAGGTGGCGCCGCCGCCGATCCGCACCAGGTGACGTTCCTTGTCGATGATCTCCACGCTCGCGAGCTCGCCGAGGTCGAGTACGACGCCGCCGTCGTTGGTGCCGAAGCCCGCGAAGCCATGGCCGCCGCCTCGCACGGACAGCACCAGCCCCGTGCTGACGGCGAACCTGACACCGGCCTGCACGTCCGCGACGCTCGCGGGCCGCAGGACATAGGCTGGACTACCAGAAACCAGCATCGAACGGCTGGCCGATTCGTAGCCGGCCGAGCCCGGTTCGATGATGTCCCCGCGGAAGTCACGGCGAGGGGATTCAAACGCTGAACTCATGATGTTCCCTTCACAGGATCAGTTGGTCCTGCCGGCGAAGATGCCGGGTTCAAAGAAGCGCACGGGTTGCTGACGGCGTCGGCGCAGGCCATGCCGGACACCGGGGCGGTGAGCTCTGAGCAGTTCCTGAGGCAGGAGCGTGGCTCTACCAGGCGTAGGGGCCGAATCGGGCCCAGGCGACGAACGCCGCCAGCACGAACAAGACAGCCGTGACCGTGAGGCCGGAGGTCTCCTTGCGGCGGATGTGCATGGTCGCCGCAAGTGCCGTCAGGATCGCCAGTCCTGTCGCGGCGATCGGCGTCAGGATCGGTGCGATCCCGGTGGCGGCGGGTACGATCAGGCCGAGCGCGCCGAGCAGTTCCGGCACGGCGATCAACCGCACCACCGCCTGGGGATAATGCCCCATCCACGGGTATTTCCTGGTCAGCTTGTCCCAGGGCTGGGAAGCCTTCTCCAAGCCGGACATGGCGAACATGACGGCCAGCAGGATCTGGAGAACCCACAGGAAGACGTTCATCGCAGGTGGTCTCCCGTGGTCGCCTGGCGGTCCGGCTCGAGGTCGGTCATGCCCTTGCCGCTCTGGACGTCGAGCGGCACCGAGACCTGGTCGTGCGTGATCCACCAGCTGCCGTCGATCTTCCGGAAGCCGTAGGAGACCCTCACCCACATGCCGCTCGTGACCGGTCCGCCCTTCAGCGTGCCGCTGAGCCGGCCGAAGGCATGCCCGAAGGCCACCTCATCGCCCACGGTGAGTGTCAGGTCGCGGATCTCGTAGTTCACGCTCTCGAAAAGAGAGAACACCTTCGCCCAATTCTTGAGCTTCGCCTCAAGCCCCACATCCTGGAGCTGCGAATCGATGTCGAAGGACACGATGTCGGTGGCGTAAACCAGCTTCAATCCCTCGAGATCCCTGGCGCGGAGGCTTTCGATGATCTTGTCGATCTGCCCGCGGATCTCGGCCTCATCCATCTCGCGCTGCGTTGGCATCGCTACCCCTCCTTGATGGTGGAAGTTCGTCGCTTACATCCAGGCGACGAACGAGGACCCTGCGGGGGGACAACCCGGATCAGAGATTTTCGAGCCGCTGGTTCAGGAATCGCCGCTCGGGCGTCGAGGTAGCCAGTTCCAGCGCCTTGCCGTACGCCGCTCTGGCCTCGTCCGTTCGGCCGAGCCGCCGCAGCAGCTCGGCGCGGGTGGAGTGGAAGTAGAGGTAGTCGTGCAGGTCAAGGGTGTCGACAGCGCGCAGCGCGGCGGCAGGGTCGCCGGCCTGGGCGAGCGCCGCCGCGCGGTTGAGCTCGACCACCGGCGAACCAGTGAGTTCCACCAGACGCCGGTACATCTCGGCGATCTGTCGCCAGTTGATTCGCTCGTGGGTCTGCAGGGATGCGATCACGGCCTGGACGACGTAGGCGCCGCGCCCGCCGAGCACGAGCGCCTGATCGAGCACCGCCCGTCCGTCTTCGATCTGGCGCATGTCCCAGAGCGAGCGGTCCTGATCGTCGAGCAGCACGAGATCTTCGCCGGAGAACCGGGCCCGCCGCCGGGCGTGGTGGATCATCATCAGCGCGAGCAGCCCGTGCGCCTCGGGTTCGTCCGGCAGGAGCCTGATGAGCAATCGGCCCAGGCGGATGGCCTCGGCACCGAGATCGACGCGGCCGCTGTAGCCCTCGTTGTAGATCAGGTAGATGACGGTCAGCACCGCGTCGAGGCGCTCGGGAAGCTGGCGGGCATCGGGTACCGCGAACGGCATCCCGGCTGCCTTGATTTTGCTCTTGGCTCGGGACAAGCGGCGTTTCATGGTCTCCTCGGAGACCAGGAACGCCCTGGCGATCTCGGCGATCTGCAGGCCGCCAAGGGCGCGCAGGGTGAGTGCCACCTGTCCTTCCAGCGGCAGCGCGGGATGGCAACACATGTAGATCAGCTCGAGCCGTTCGTCCTTGATCACGCTTTCGTCGAGCTCGTCCATGACGGCCTCCGGCACGGGCAGCAGGGGAATCTTCTCCGCCAGGGTTCGCTCGCGGCGGATCCGGTCGATCGCCCGGTTGCGAGCCGTGGTCACCAGCCACGCGCCCGGGTTGGGCGGCATGCCCGATACGGGCCAGCGCTCCGCCGCGATCGCGAACGCCTCCTGCGCGGCTTCCTCGGCCTTGTCGAAATCCCCGAGATAGCTGACCAGCGAGGCCAGCACCTTGCCCCATTCGTCCCGGAAAACCGCGTCGAGCGGCATCAGCGCTGCACCAGCGGCCTGACCTCGACTACGGCACCGAGCCGGACAGCCGGGATGCGGGCCGCCAGGTCGAGCGCCTCCTGCAGGTCGGCCGCCTCGATCAGGCAGAGGCCGCCGAGGACCTCCTTGGTGTCGGCGAAGGGGCCGTCGGTCGTCAGCCTCCGGCCGTCGACGACCCGTACAGTGGTCGCCGTCTCGACGGGCTGCAGTTGCGCGCCGGCGCTGTAGCGAGCATCGTCGGCCAGCGCGAAATACTCCGCGTAGGCCTCCTCGCGCTCCACATCGGACAACGCCTCGTGAAAGCCCTGCTGAGTGTAGATCAAGAGGGCGTACTGCATCGCGACCTCCGGGGTTATGGGTCTGCACGTGCGCGACGAGCGGGCATACGTACCTGGGACGCTGTCGGAATATCCGGCAATTTCAGGACACCCGAAATCCTAGCTCCTGGGCCAGGGCCGAAGCGTTCTCGACCGGTGAGACAGTCACACCGCTGGGACGGACGGGCAGTTGAGGGCGCCGGGAGCGGCGGGACCACATCCGCACCAGTGCACGCAGCGCCCCGCTCATCGCCCCCGCCTTCGCCAGCAGCCACCCCGGGGATGCCGGGCGTGTCAATCCCCTGAAATCGTGGAGACTTGGTTATGCGGCGACGGTCTCCTGAAGCCTCTCCCTGGCCGCTATACGAGCGGTCATGATCTGCTGTTCGTAGACGATCGGGGGGAGCCCGTCAGCGGCGCTGTGTCGGCGGCGGGCGTTGTAGAAGTCGGCGATCCACGTCGCGATCTTCAGACGGGCTTCGGCCCGGGTGTGGAAGCGGTGCCGGCGGACGTATTCGATCTTAAGGGTGGAGTTGAATGCCTCAGCGGCGGCGTTGTCGAGCGCGCAGCCGACCCGGCCCATCGACTGGATGACGCCCCAGTGCCGGCACGCGGCCTGGAAGCGGGCGGCGGTGTATTCGCTGCCGCGGTCGGTGTGGAAGATCACCCCGTCGACGTTCCCGCCGCGGGTGACGGCGGCCATCTGCAGGGAGGCGATGGTCAACGCCGCGTCGTGATGCTCCGACATCGCGTAGCCGAGCATCCTGCGGGAGAACAGATCCTCGACGGTGGCCAGGTACAGTGTGCTCGTCCGTGACGATCTCGGTCACATCGCCGCACCACAGCACGTCCGGTGCGATCGCGGTGAACGTGCGCCGTACCAGGTCGGTGGCGGCGGGCCGTTTGCCCTGCCGGGTCAGCGACCGGCGTTTCTTCGGCGCTCTGCCGGCTAAGCCAAGCTCGGCCATGCGCCTGGCGACGGTGTTCTCCGAGATCCGCCATCCTGTTCGTGCAGGTCACGGGTGATGCGTGGGCTGCCGTAGGTGCCGCCCGAGGCGGTGAACTTCGCCTCGATCACCGCGTCCAGATCCGCGCGGCGCTGCTGACGGGCCGTCGGCGCCCGATCGCGCCACTTGTAGTACCACACCTGCGAGACGCCCAAGGCCCGGCAGGTCAACGCGTGGGGCACGCCGTAGTCGGTCTTCTGGGAGCTGATGAAGGCCGCCACGTCTACCGGCCCATCGCCTCTCGAACCCACAAGACCACCGAGCGTTTGAGGACATCCCGCTCCATCTCCAGCTCGGCGCGTTCCTTGGCCCATTCGGTCCGCTGCCTGCGCAGTCTGGCGAGTTCCTCCCGCTCGGATTCGGCCAGCTCCCTGGGTCTCCCCGGCCCGCCCGCCGCACCCGGCGTGCGCGTCTCCACGCACCGGGCGCTCCACGTGCCTTGCCCGTTGGTCAGCCGCCGGTGGCGGCTGCCGGTGTCGGGGTCCACGGGGTCGCGATGTTGCCAACGTTCGCTCACAGCGATCGTAATTATGTAAGTAGTCCTTGGGAGTGACCCTCTCAGGGGTGATGCGATCCAGGTCAGACAGCTCGTAGGCTGGTCCGGTGATCTCGGCCGTCTTGAACGCCCTCTGGGACACGCTGGCCCGGGGCGACGCGGACCCGCCGACTCCTCGCTCCCCCCGCCTGCGCTGGCCCATGCCCCGGTGGGCGGGGCCGCTGCCCTTCCGGACGATCGACGTGGTCCGGGTCGGGGACCTCGTCCTGGCCGGTCTCTTCTTCGGCTCGACGCTCTCGGAGTTCCTCAGCGCCAACGAGCTGCTCTGGGCCACCCGCCCGCTGGTGGGGTTGGAGGTGCCCCCCCTGCTGGTCTACGTGGCCGCTCTGGCCTTCTCCGTGCCGCTGGCCCTGCGCGACCGATGGCCGCTGGCGGCCTGGCGGACCGCCGCACTGTCCTACCCGTTCGCGATCTACGTCACGACGCGGCTCAACCCCGACGATCTGCCGTACTCCACCCCGGCGGCGATCACCTATCTGCTCGTGCTCTACGCCGTGGGCCTCCGCGCGAAACCCGCGGTCTCCCTGGTCGTGTGGTTCCTCACCGTCCTCACCCTGTGGGTGGGCAACCCCGACACGGGCGTGGTGATCGAGATGATCGTCGTGACCGTCGCAGTCCTGTTCGGCTACAACGTGCGCGTACGGCGCAGCGCCACGGCCAAGCTGGTGGAGGGGGAGCGGCGCACCGAGCTCGCCGAGGGGGCGCAGGCCGTGCTCGCCGAGCGGACGCGCATCGCCCGCGAGCTGCACGACGTGGTCGCCCACCACATGTCGGTGGTCGCGATCCAGGCCGAGGCCGTCCCGCTGGAGGCGCGGGGCGACCCCGAGCTGCTGGAGAAGGGCCTGGCGCAGATCCGAGGGCTGTCACTGGAGGCGATGGCGGAGCTGCGGCAGGTGCTGGGCGTCCTGCGTGATGAGGAGGGTCGCACCGACACCGCGCCGCAACCCGGCCTGGACCGGCTGGAGGACCTGGTCGCGACCACCCGCGCGGCCGGGATCGCGGTCACGGTCAAGCGCTCGGGCCCACTGGAGGGACTGCCCTCGGCGGTGGAGCTGGCGGTCTACCGGATCACCCAGGAGTCGCTGAGCAACGCGATGCGGCACGCGCCGGGTTCGGCCGTAGCGGTGGAGATCACGCGGACCGCCCAGGAGGTACGGCTGCGCGTCGTGAACGGGCCGGGCGGCGCGTCCCCGGGACCCACGGGGGCCGGGCACGGCCTGCTCGGCATGCGCGAACGCGCCACCCTGCTGGGCGGCACGCTGGAGGCGGGACCGCTGGCGGGCGGCGGGTTCGAGGTGCGGGCGGTCCTGCCCGTGCCGGACGAGGGAGAGGTGCGATCGTGATCCGGGCGCTCATCGCGGACGATCAGGGGATGGTGCGGACCGGGTTCACGGTGTTCCTGAGCAGCCAGCCGGACATCGAGGTGATCGGGGAGGCGGCGAACGGACGGGAGGCCGTCGAGCGGGCGGCGCTGCTGAAGCCGGACGTGATCCTCATGGACGTGCGGATGCCGGAGACGGACGGCCTGCAAGCGACCCGCCAGATCCTGACTTCTGGCGATTTTTTACCAAAAATCTTGATCTTGACCACTTTCGATCTGGACGACTACGTCTACGAGGCGTTGCGGGCCGGGGCGAGCGGGTTCCTGCTCAAGGACGCCTCCGCCCTGCAGCTCGCCGAAGCCGTCCGGGTGGTCGCGGCGGGTGAGGCGTTGATCGCCCCGGCGATCACCAAGCGGCTCATCACCGAGTTCGCCCGGCTGGGCGGCCCCCGCGCGCCGACGGTGCGGCGGCTGGCCGAGCTGACCGAGCGGGAGACCGAGGTGCTGACGCTGATCGCGCAGGGCCTGTCCAACCAGGAGATCGCCACCCGGCTCATCGTCTCGGAGCAGACCGTCAAGACGCACGTGGGCCGGGTGCTGGGCAAACTCGACCTGCGCGACCGCGCCCAGGCGATCGTCTACGCCTACGAGACCGGACTGGTGCGGCCGGGTGAGTGAGTCCCGCTGGCATGTGTCGCCGCTGATGCTTCAGCTCATCGACGTGGCCGTGGCCGTGACGCTGTTCTTCGTCGCCCTGGACGGGCTGATGGACGCCCAGGCCCAGAACTACCTGCGATCTCCCCAGCCCTACCTCGGCTGGCACCCCCAGGACAACGGGCTCCTGTCCCTGGCGGCCGCAGCCACGACCCTGCCTGTGATCCTCCGACGGCGTTGGCCGCTGCCCGCCTGGGCCCTCACGACACTCGGCCAGGTCTACTCCATGGGCCCGGTGCTCCACATTCAGGATTCCGGGCTCACGATCGGCGGCCTCGCCGCCTATCTGCTCTGCCTCTACACCGTGAGCGCCCGCCACGGCTGGACGGTGTCGATCGTCGTGGGGGCGGCGTCGACGGTGTGGGCCGCGGCGCATGCCGACGCTGACATCGTCCTGCCGCTCCTGGTGCCCGCGGTGGTCGCCGTTGGGCGGTTCGCGCAGGCGCGCCGCCGTACTCTGGCGCGGCTGGAGACCCAGGCCGAGCAGGCTCTGGCCGCGCAGGCGGTGGCGGAGGAGCGGTTGAGGATCGCCCGGGAGTTGCACGACGTGGTGGCCCACCACATGTCGGCGATCGCCATCCAGGCCGAGGCCGTGCGCATTCAGGCCGACGGCGACGCCGTGCTGCTGGCGGCCGGTCTGGCCGACGTGCGGGCGGTGTCGCTGGAGGCGCTGAGCGACATGCGGCAGATCGTCGGCGCCCTGCGTGAGGCGGCCCCGCCCGGCCTGGAGCGCCTGGCGGAGTTGGTGGAGTCCGCCCGCGCGGCCGGGCTCACGGTCGAGGTGTCGGGGCCGCCGGACGGGATCGCGGCCGAGACGGGAGCCGCCGCGTACCGGATCGTGCAGGAGGCGCTGAGCAACGCGATGCGGCACGCGCCGGGCTCGGCGGTGTCGGTGAAGGTGCGGCGGACGGACGCGGCCCTGCTCGTCCACGTGGCCAACCGGCCGCCCGCCCGTCCCCCGACCTCCGGCGGGGAGGGAGGTCACGGGCTGAAGGGCATGCGGGAGCGCGTCACGCTGCTCGGCGGCACGCTGGAGGCCGGTCCCACACCCGAGGGCGGCTTCGCGGTCACCGCCAGCCTGCCTGACCGCCGTACCCCCTGAGAGTGACGCGCGAAGACCACTCCATCCGGCGACGCGGACGACCAGGCCTGATTCGTAGCTTCAGGTCCCTCATCCACAGAGGGACAGGAGGATCCGATGATCAGGCAACTCATCGCGGCGGGCGTGGTGGTCCTGGGGGCGACGGGAGCGGCGCAGCCCCCGGCGGGCGAACGGCTCGTCAAGGTCTACGGCGATCTCGCCACGGCCGAGCGGGTGGCGATCATCGTGCCCGGCTCGGACACCACGGCCGCCACGTTCGAGAACAGCACCCACCGTCCAGGCGGCGCCGCGCGGGCCCTGCTCGCCGAGGCCCGCCGCCTGGACCCCGGCGCCCGCGTGGCGGTGGTGGCGTGGCTGGGCTACGACAGCCCGGCCACGTGGAGCACCGATGTCCTGACCGAGGGCGCGGCCGACGACGGCGCGCGGGCCCTGCGGCAGGAGGTCACCGGCCTGCGCGCCCGCACGAGTGCCCCGATCAGCCTGCTGTGCCACAGCTACGGCTCGGTGGTCTGCGCGAAGGCCACCCCCGGCCTGCCCCTCGCCGACGTGGCGCTCTTCGGCAGCCCCGGCACCACCCGGCCCACCGCCGCCGCCCTGACCTCCGGACCCGCCGACCCTTCCGGACCCGCCGACGCCTCCGGCGGCTCCTGGTCCTCCGGTGGTGAGGCGCCCCGGGTGTGGGCGGGGCGGGGGGACCGCGACTGGGTGTCGTACGTGCCCGATCTGAAGCTCGGCCCCTTCGGCTTCGGCGGCGACCCGATGGACCCGGCCTTCGGCGCCCGCCTCTTCGCCACCGG
This window of the Nonomuraea africana genome carries:
- a CDS encoding SDR family NAD(P)-dependent oxidoreductase yields the protein MSKVWFVTGSSRGLGRNFVEAALSRGDKVAATARNPQHLDELVAAYGDAVLPLALDVTDKAAVFDRVKRAKEHFGRLDVIVNNAAYGLFGAVEELTEQQLRDQMETNLIGPLWVVQAALPHLRQQGGGHIIQISSLAGLTVFPLGGGYAASKWALEGLSETLAQEVAAFGIKVTLVEPGSYATAGYATEAAGGVNAEPNPLYDELRASFAEFAPTLDLGDPAAAGQAILKIADADNPPLRVFFGILGNQVVPQVYADRLKTWADWQDLSAQAHGHTSAAPVA
- a CDS encoding FAD-binding oxidoreductase — protein: MSSAFESPRRDFRGDIIEPGSAGYESASRSMLVSGSPAYVLRPASVADVQAGVRFAVSTGLVLSVRGGGHGFAGFGTNDGGVVLDLGELASVEIIDKERHLVRIGGGATWGQVADALAPHGLAISAGDTRTVGVGGLTLTGGIGWKVRKYGLALDNVVAAEVVTANGELLRASAAENPELFWALRGGGGNFGIVTAFEFVAHPTTDVFFGTITFPASEAATVLQGWADYLRSAPEELTSIVDLANPFAGGSDAPVEIQVAFDGDDPELAARVLDPIRRLGTVVGDDVVFKPYADVLVDFAPPPPGIQLVTRSAFVDTASVPGVLRILSEVGASASAPKISVRSVGGAVSRLPDDATAYAHRQAELMFVTTTVGPPPAIETARPALEAIWVRLAPHVSGAYANFLASATEEDVAAIYPPRTYQRLAAVKRQYDPGNLFSRNHNIRPL
- a CDS encoding DoxX family protein — protein: MNVFLWVLQILLAVMFAMSGLEKASQPWDKLTRKYPWMGHYPQAVVRLIAVPELLGALGLIVPAATGIAPILTPIAATGLAILTALAATMHIRRKETSGLTVTAVLFVLAAFVAWARFGPYAW
- a CDS encoding YybH family protein, yielding MPTQREMDEAEIRGQIDKIIESLRARDLEGLKLVYATDIVSFDIDSQLQDVGLEAKLKNWAKVFSLFESVNYEIRDLTLTVGDEVAFGHAFGRLSGTLKGGPVTSGMWVRVSYGFRKIDGSWWITHDQVSVPLDVQSGKGMTDLEPDRQATTGDHLR
- a CDS encoding RNA polymerase sigma factor, which produces MPLDAVFRDEWGKVLASLVSYLGDFDKAEEAAQEAFAIAAERWPVSGMPPNPGAWLVTTARNRAIDRIRRERTLAEKIPLLPVPEAVMDELDESVIKDERLELIYMCCHPALPLEGQVALTLRALGGLQIAEIARAFLVSEETMKRRLSRAKSKIKAAGMPFAVPDARQLPERLDAVLTVIYLIYNEGYSGRVDLGAEAIRLGRLLIRLLPDEPEAHGLLALMMIHHARRRARFSGEDLVLLDDQDRSLWDMRQIEDGRAVLDQALVLGGRGAYVVQAVIASLQTHERINWRQIAEMYRRLVELTGSPVVELNRAAALAQAGDPAAALRAVDTLDLHDYLYFHSTRAELLRRLGRTDEARAAYGKALELATSTPERRFLNQRLENL
- a CDS encoding YciI family protein gives rise to the protein MQYALLIYTQQGFHEALSDVEREEAYAEYFALADDARYSAGAQLQPVETATTVRVVDGRRLTTDGPFADTKEVLGGLCLIEAADLQEALDLAARIPAVRLGAVVEVRPLVQR
- a CDS encoding DDE-type integrase/transposase/recombinase; translation: MYLATVEDLFSRRMLGYAMSEHHDAALTIASLQMAAVTRGGNVDGVIFHTDRGSEYTAARFQAACRHWGVIQSMGRVGCALDNAAAEAFNSTLKIEYVRRHRFHTRAEARLKIATWIADFYNARRRHSAADGLPPIVYEQQIMTARIAARERLQETVAA
- a CDS encoding sensor histidine kinase gives rise to the protein MISAVLNALWDTLARGDADPPTPRSPRLRWPMPRWAGPLPFRTIDVVRVGDLVLAGLFFGSTLSEFLSANELLWATRPLVGLEVPPLLVYVAALAFSVPLALRDRWPLAAWRTAALSYPFAIYVTTRLNPDDLPYSTPAAITYLLVLYAVGLRAKPAVSLVVWFLTVLTLWVGNPDTGVVIEMIVVTVAVLFGYNVRVRRSATAKLVEGERRTELAEGAQAVLAERTRIARELHDVVAHHMSVVAIQAEAVPLEARGDPELLEKGLAQIRGLSLEAMAELRQVLGVLRDEEGRTDTAPQPGLDRLEDLVATTRAAGIAVTVKRSGPLEGLPSAVELAVYRITQESLSNAMRHAPGSAVAVEITRTAQEVRLRVVNGPGGASPGPTGAGHGLLGMRERATLLGGTLEAGPLAGGGFEVRAVLPVPDEGEVRS
- a CDS encoding response regulator, giving the protein MVIRALIADDQGMVRTGFTVFLSSQPDIEVIGEAANGREAVERAALLKPDVILMDVRMPETDGLQATRQILTSGDFLPKILILTTFDLDDYVYEALRAGASGFLLKDASALQLAEAVRVVAAGEALIAPAITKRLITEFARLGGPRAPTVRRLAELTERETEVLTLIAQGLSNQEIATRLIVSEQTVKTHVGRVLGKLDLRDRAQAIVYAYETGLVRPGE
- a CDS encoding sensor histidine kinase, producing MSESRWHVSPLMLQLIDVAVAVTLFFVALDGLMDAQAQNYLRSPQPYLGWHPQDNGLLSLAAAATTLPVILRRRWPLPAWALTTLGQVYSMGPVLHIQDSGLTIGGLAAYLLCLYTVSARHGWTVSIVVGAASTVWAAAHADADIVLPLLVPAVVAVGRFAQARRRTLARLETQAEQALAAQAVAEERLRIARELHDVVAHHMSAIAIQAEAVRIQADGDAVLLAAGLADVRAVSLEALSDMRQIVGALREAAPPGLERLAELVESARAAGLTVEVSGPPDGIAAETGAAAYRIVQEALSNAMRHAPGSAVSVKVRRTDAALLVHVANRPPARPPTSGGEGGHGLKGMRERVTLLGGTLEAGPTPEGGFAVTASLPDRRTP
- a CDS encoding alpha/beta hydrolase; the encoded protein is MIRQLIAAGVVVLGATGAAQPPAGERLVKVYGDLATAERVAIIVPGSDTTAATFENSTHRPGGAARALLAEARRLDPGARVAVVAWLGYDSPATWSTDVLTEGAADDGARALRQEVTGLRARTSAPISLLCHSYGSVVCAKATPGLPLADVALFGSPGTTRPTAAALTSGPADPSGPADASGGSWSSGGEAPRVWAGRGDRDWVSYVPDLKLGPFGFGGDPMDPAFGARLFATGPGGHSDYFTPGTASLRNLALITLGRAAEVSHGGAARAPAAGPGTWRGCPPTRSRRPVLDLPGAGPVLLRDSRC